The Qipengyuania aurantiaca genome contains the following window.
GAACCCTGCCAAAGCCGCCTGCTTGTGGTCAGCAACTGCCATCACTGAACGCGCAAGCGCCCATCGCGTGATCGCCACCAAGGCAAAGCAGTCGAAGGGCAGTTCTGTCTGATGCTGGCCGATCGAAATCCGTGACAGCAAAGCTGCCTCCGATTTACTGCCCTGCCACAGGCGTTGGAGAATTCGTCCAACTCGGACCACAAACGCGCGCTCGCGATCGTGTTGCTTGGGCTCTAGGTCCAGTGCGAACAGCTGGTCTCGCCGTTCGCCATCTTTGACCTGGAGCGGGCGACGGCACGCTTCGACCATCAGTCGAAGAATGAAGCAGACTTCCGCGGTGAGCTTGCGAGGCGGAGGGGTTTCCTCGGCAGCCAACCGCGCGATGTAGGCTTCGAAGCAATCGACAGCTTTCAGGATGTCGAGGGTTTGCCTTTCGGCCTCATCACGTCGGTACGTACGCGGTTCTCGAGGCGGCGGGTCCCCGTTATCGCTAGCTCCCTGATCGCCGGACTGATGCGAATTGTTATCTCCGTCGCTTCCATCGGCTCCATCGCCGCCGTCGGGCCCCTCGTCGCGATAGAGGTCATCCTCCTCCTCATCCGCCTGGCCGATGCCACGAAGAATGATCCTTAGGAGATTGACCGCATCGGGGTCGTCGAAATTGAGCCGACTGCTATCGCCCTTGGACGGTGCGCTGGCCGACATTGCCTCTCGGAAGGCTTCAGGACTCTCGTAGTCGAAGACGACGTGGTCGTCCCCGTCCGCTGTTCCTTTGCCATGGGTCTGGCCAATGGATCTGACCACTTTTGCCGCCTTTCGGCGGCTCTCGGGCGTTTCGGAGAAGATGATCGCGGCAAGGCTGGCAAGTTCGAGAAAGTCGCCACCCTCGAGTTCCACTTTCGCGAACGCCGAGCGTAACCGCTTGTCTCCCAAGCCAGGTGCAGCGTTGGTTAAACTGACCGCATCGTTCACGATGACGGCGCTGGTGAGCGTTCCGTTGTTCAGCCGGATCCGTGCGATCAGCGGAAACCGAGGTTTGGTCGGCAAATCGAGTGCATAGTTGCCGCTGCGGACGCTCGAGAATTCAAACTCGCCCTCGGGGATCACGAGTACCGCGCCCTCCGGATCGGCAATTCGTTTCGATGGCACCCAGCGCAAGCTGCTTCCCGCCGCTTCGATCGTGCCAAGAGGTAGCGGTGCGCCGGGTTTCGCTTCGAGCAGTTCCTTCGTCGGCTCCATCAAGTCGGATGGGTTTATCGTCGATGACAGGTCGAGACCCAACAGCTTAAGTGCGGAACCCGGCGGAAGACGGCGATAGACCGAACACTCAGCGTTGCGCGCTGCGAGGTCAGTAAGGCCCAAGGCGTCGTCGGAACAGTTAGCACTGCCGTAGACAATATGGTCCCAATCCTCCGTCTGGATCACAAAGACCTTGGCATGGATAAACCGCGCGCCATCGTTGCCATCGAAAACCCCGGCAAAACTGACTTGCGGAATGCGATGGAGTTGATCGACGGGGAACTCGGGGCTGTGGGCACTGAGAGCAATGGTTGTCTTCTCAGGCTTCAAAGCTTCGATGAGGCCGAGCAGGCCTTCGAGTTTTGCGTCCCAATAGGGCGAGAGCACGACAAGCTGAGTCACAGCTGCGCCCTCGACCAGACCGACTATTCGGCTTAGGATGCTAGGTCCGCCACTGGCGTCCTCGCACAGCAGATCGATCAGCGTACCATCATTAAGTTCGACCGGACCTTCATTCGCCTCAGTCTCGAACAACCACGCGGCATCGCGTTCGATGAGGTCGAGTTTGCGCTTGACCGCTTCGAGGCCCGCTTCCTGGAGCCACTTTGAGAGATAATCGAATGCCTTGCGGATTAACCGGCGATTGGCGTTCTCCTCACCATCGTTGCGCTTGCGCCACCACTCGAATTGGCCGACGATCTCGCGATTCCTGCCCCAGCCTGCTGCGGTCGCGTTGGCAGATCCAACAATGACGCAGCCGGCATCACTGCCCAGTCGGACGCTGATTTTGGGATGGAATGCGCCAGGCACTGAAATTGGCAACAAGGCATAGGCCGTGCCGGCACGGCCAAACGACTCTGGCGTCTCGGATATGGCCCGCTGGAGCATATTGGCATCTGCCATCAATATATTGTTGTCGCTTCCGTAGACGCGCAGCCGATGATGCAGCGAGCCATCGTAGAAGGCCGCATCGACCGAGTAGGTTGTGACGATCGAGGTGTGGAAGCCAGTGCGCGCGAGATCTTTAAAGAGGCTGATGCTGTTCAAGGAACGCCTCCCCATCGCTCGTCACGCCATCGTCGCTGAGATACCCTGCATCTCTCAGAACACGGGTCAGATTGAACAACCGCGGCGTCGTGTAGCCGTACTCGCCCAGCAAGCCCTCACTGAGCAGGCCGTCTTCGACGAGGAAGTGATACGTGAAGGTTCCTGCCGTCGAGAGCTTGCGGCCAGCAATGATCTGATGGTCGATAACAACATGCTTCAGCATGACTGCGGCCAAGGCTTCACCGGCTGTCAGGCTCTGAGCCAGATCCAGGGTGCGCAGGACACCATCGAGCGAGCGACCGTCGGGGCCCGCCATTCGCGCGATGATCGGCCGGACAGCTTCGTCACCTTTCGCCCATCGTGCCCAGAGCACAGCGAGCAGCTTGAATGCGCACAACATGGTTTCTTCCGCCGGCCGCACACCATTACCCAGGTCTTGGAGTATGGGCTCGATCAACCTCAGTTCATCAGCTTCGGAGTCAGTCGCCAATGAACTGGCCCATTGCGACCAGCTTTGGTTGCTTGCCGGAAGTGAACTTGCGATCACCTTCCCGATCAGGTCCTTTGGTTCGATACCAGAAGGATGGTCTTCTCGTTGCAAGCCGGTCAGCGCGTTCAACGCACCAGCCAAAGCAACCTGCCCGAATTCGTTGGCCTGGTATGCACGCCAGCGATCAAGCGTTTCGGCAGACTGATTGTACACATCGTCATTGGGCAATCGTCGGGCATAGAATGCTTTTCGAAGTGCATCGATGTCGCCGGGGGCGACACCCTTACGTATGAGGTCGAGAACAAGCCAGATCGTCGATCGCCGCGACAGGGCGTCCTTCGTCGTATCATGCGTGCCGATCAGGAACTCCCGAAGGACGGATTGCTCTTGAGATCCTGACGGAATCTTAGCCGGATGGATTGCGGCTCCGATATCCTGAAGCTGCTTGGCGGTTGCTGTGCCGGCAAGCAGTACAGCTTCAATGTTGTCGGCGACCTGTCCAATTGAGTGGGCAAATGCGGAAGCCACCGTTTCACCGCGCCCGTTTGTCACGGGCACCGATGAGCGGGTCAGCCACTCCATCTCGACCAGGGTTGGAGCATAGGCAACGCCATAGTTGCCGCGCGATGCCTGCAGGTAGGTTTGGGGCGACGTCCTGTCGTCGGTGTAGGGGCGGAAATCTATGCCGTTGACTGCGGCCTCGGAACGATGCTGGCTTGCCCAGTTCGAACCACCCAGACCGTCGCTGCCTTGCTGATCGTCTACGAGGGTGGCGAGGGCATAGAGGGCCTCGCCGCGACGCATGAAGTTGGCAAATTTTGCTGGGTCATCGGAGTGGTGGAGCTTTTCATACAAGCTGACCAGCCACGGAAAATATGCGTAGTATCTCAGCCTGTTGGTAATGTTGGTGATGTTCGGGACCAGAGATTGATAGATTCTGATGCTGGTAGCTTGAAGCCCAAGGGGGTCGAGGCCCATCGTCCAACTGCCCGTCTTGGTCCACAGCGGATCGCCGTTCAAAGATTGCCCCTCAATCCCCAAATCAATGTCCTCGCGCCAAGATGCCTATCGCCTTCTAGAACGATCTGAATCCCATCCTCGCCTTCTGCGCCATGGTACTTGGCACTCCGGCGTCTCGTGCAAATTGGGACCAGCGGTCTACTGCAGCACCGATCTCGGATATTATTGCTTTTGTCTCAATAGTTTTAAGATCAGCGAACTTTCCGAATACCAGCAGGTCATCGCGTTCGAAGCCGTCCGTTTTGCCGGCCAGAGACATCTGGTGCTCGTTGGTCCAGTCCCCGTCAGGATTGTAGGCGTAGACGACATCGAATGCGGGCGAGAGGCTCCAGCGACCCGAGCTATCCATCAGGAAGGCGATGTTCTTGGTGTGGTCGTCCTGGTTGCGAATGAAGACATTGAGCAGCGCGCGGCGCACCTGCTCCTTGATCGCTTCGCGTCCGAGGCCGAGCATGCGGATGGTCTCAATCGCCTGCTCGTAGCTGTATGCGCGAGCGAGGTTGAAATCGAAATGGCGCATCGCGCAAAGCGACTGCATGTGGAGCTTCTTGCCGTCAGGCGTGCGGTCGAATCGCTGGGTCATGAAATGTGCCCGCCCGCCTTCTTCGTGCAGACGAGAGCGAGCCATGTCGATGCCAGCTTCTCGGGCTAGCAGATAGCAGGCGTATTCAAGCCGTCCGAAGCCCATCGGGTCGGCGAGTTCCTTGTCGGCATTGCCCGACACTCCATCGAATTTGACCAGCCATTGCGTATAGCCGGGCCCTGCAGTCAGCTGCCCTGAATGGAATTCTCCGGCCTCCTCATTCCAGGCGAGGACGGCCTTGGCCCGGGCGCCACCAGCAGAGGTGCCGACGCGCAAGATCTCTTGAAGTGCGCGATGATCATCTTCACCCTTAAGGACACCGGCCAGTTCTTCACGCGCAGCAACGACCCTGTTGGCGAGCTCGACAAGCGGAGCGATATCGACCGGTCGGCCCTGTTCACGGCGCTCACCGGTAGCAGGCTCGAATTCGAGCGCGCCCATGCCTCGGCGACCGGTATAGCAAAGGCGCTCGACCGGATCGAAGCTGTCGGCTGTGCGGCCCTGCTCGGCAAGCCAACGATTGATGAGGGCGTTGCCAAACTTGTCGGGTAGGCTGTCGGCCAGCATGCCCGGCAGCCCTTTGAAGGTCTCGTAATTCAGCGCGGGAAAATCGTAGACGCCGCTTCGTAAGGGCATTGTGAGCGGGGCGACTTCGATACCGCTGCGGCTGAATTCCGGGGTGTATTCGAAGACCCCGACATCGCGATCCTCATCCCACAGGACGGCGCCGATCT
Protein-coding sequences here:
- a CDS encoding type II toxin-antitoxin system HipA family toxin, with product MTRAVVNLWGRQIGAVLWDEDRDVGVFEYTPEFSRSGIEVAPLTMPLRSGVYDFPALNYETFKGLPGMLADSLPDKFGNALINRWLAEQGRTADSFDPVERLCYTGRRGMGALEFEPATGERREQGRPVDIAPLVELANRVVAAREELAGVLKGEDDHRALQEILRVGTSAGGARAKAVLAWNEEAGEFHSGQLTAGPGYTQWLVKFDGVSGNADKELADPMGFGRLEYACYLLAREAGIDMARSRLHEEGGRAHFMTQRFDRTPDGKKLHMQSLCAMRHFDFNLARAYSYEQAIETIRMLGLGREAIKEQVRRALLNVFIRNQDDHTKNIAFLMDSSGRWSLSPAFDVVYAYNPDGDWTNEHQMSLAGKTDGFERDDLLVFGKFADLKTIETKAIISEIGAAVDRWSQFARDAGVPSTMAQKARMGFRSF